Sequence from the Terriglobia bacterium genome:
GTCCCGCCTCCGATGGCGACTTCTGCGCGGCCCGACGCCACAGAATCCACCGCCAGCGAAATCGCCTGCAATCCCGACGAGCAGAAGCGATTGATGGTCATGGCGGAGACTTCCACCGGCAAGCCCGCGCGGAGTGACGCGATGCGCGCCACGTTCATGCCCTGCTCCGCTTCCGGCGTAGCGCAGCCAATGATCACGTCTTCGATTTCTTTTTTGTCGAGCTGCGGGATACGATCCAGCGCTCCCTTGATTGCGACAGCGGCCAGATCGTCCGGGCGCGTGGCGCGCAAGGTGCCTTTTCCTGATTTTCCTACAGGGGTACGAACCGAACTTGCTATTACGACTTCACGCATTATGAACTCCTAACGTGGTTGCAAAGCCAAGTTCGTCAGAGGACCAACCGTTCAAATGCGACTTGGCTTCATTCAGAAGATGACTTAAATTCGCTTCAATTTCTTTGAACTCGACTGCCTTCTTGAGGGTCTTGTGCTTCCAGTACCTTCTGCCGTCTCGATCCTCTGAGGCACAAACCCACAGCGTGTAAGTAGGGTATTTCTCGCTCTCCAAGAAAATCTGAATCAATTTCCGAATTGAACCTTGATACCACTCCATCGATCTCTCCGGCCAATTGTGATAATTCTTGGACAACTTCATATGCCACTCTTCAGAGAAACTGACAAACAACGGATCAATTCGCAGCAACGGAGCTTCTAGCGCGTCCCATTCATCCGGTCTTCCGTAGAATCCGTTCGGCAATCCTTTATACCTTTCCAAACAATTTCTTTTCAAAACAACTGTGGACCGCAGGCGCCCTCGCCTGCGCACGATCCTCATTGCGGCGTCTGACTCGGCGTCTCTGTCGGAGATGGTACCTGTTGCGGCGTGGCTGCTGGCGTCGCGCTCGGAGCCGCCACCGGTGTTGCATTCACGTTCGGCGTCGGCTGCGGCGTCGCAGTCGGAGATGAAGTTGCATCCTGCGGCGGAGTCGCAGCCGATGCCGGCACCGATGGAGCCGGCGTTGTTACCGAACTCGGCGTCGGACTCGCTTTGGCCTGCATGTTCATCGCGTTCTTGTCAGTTAGCCTGGCATCTGGGCCAAAGACAATCTGCAACACGCTGTTTTCGCTATCGCTCGCCACATCCTTCGGCACTGACACTGCATACACCCACGTTGATCCCACAAACTTATCGCCCTGCTTGCTTACATCACACCGCGCGTAATCCGGCGCGCCCAGAATGATCTCAACTTCTGATTCGCTCATGCCCGCACGCAGCGTATCGTATTGATGCATCCATCGCTCAGCAGGTAAATCGCTCGCATAGGGCAACCGGATGCTGGTGCGAAACTGGTCGTAGTTCCTGTACTTCGAGTTCCGCGCCACACAACGTTGCTGCTCTTCCTTGGCCACCTTCACGTTCTTTTGAAAACGCGCATTTTCTTTTTGCAGGAACTCATAGCCCACCACCATCAGCCATGCTCCCAGCAACACGATTACGCCTAGGATGACGAGTCCGCGTTTTTTCACTAGTTCCTCAGCGGCTTGCCGGTCTTCAGCGTGAACTGTATGCGTTCCTGTGTCTTCTTCTCGCCACAGAGCGACTTGAACCCTTCGCGCTCCAGATCGAGAATGTACTGCTCGCTCACCGGCGTTCCCGGCGTCACGTTGCCGCCGCAGATTACCTCGGCCACTTTGGTCGCCACCTTTACATCGTGATCACTGATGTATTCCGCCTGCTTCATTAGATGGATTCCCAGGCGCAACGTCGCAAGCGCGTTTTCTCCCGGCGCAGGGATGTCCATGCGCGGCACCGGTGGTCGATATCCGGCGCGGGCCAGCTCCAGCGCGCGATCTTTTGCGTCCGCCAGGATGCGCTCACGGTTCATCGAAATTACATCGCCATCAGAAAGGAAGCCAAGACCGCGTGCTTCATACGCGGAAGTTGAGACCTTCGCCATGGCAATGGTCTCAAATATTCGCTTCATGCCTTCCATTACTTCCACTGACTCACCGCGACCATCGGGCCGAACGGCCTTCGCATTGTCCAGCGCGCGCAGCAGCATCTCTTTGCAGCCGCCGCCTCCGGGCAGCAGACCTACGCCAACTTCCACCAGTCCCATATAAAGTTCAGAATGTGGCTGGCGCGCTGCGGAATGCAGGTTGATCTCGCAGCCGCCGCCGAGCGTCATGCCAAAAGACGCCGTGACCACGGGGCGCGAGCAGAACTTGATGGCCTGCGTCATGCCCTGGAACTGCTTGATGGCCATGTCAACTTCGTCCCACTCTTCTTCCTGCACGGCCAGCATCAGCATCATCAGGTTGGCGCCCACGGAAAAGTTCGCCGAGTCGCCGGTGATCACAAACTCTTCAAACTGGTCGCCAATGCCGCCGGTCTTGAGTGACTGGGTGACCATCTGGACAATATCGCCGCCCAAAGCGTTCATCTTGGAATGAAATTCAATGCAGCCCACACCGTCGCCTAAATCAATGAGCGATGCGCCGGCATTCTTCTTGACCACACCGTTCGATTTCTTTGCGGTCGAGACAGACCATACGCCTTCAGCCACTTTCACTGGCTGATACGTGCCTGTGCGCAGATCAAAGTAAGCGCGGCCGCTGGGCGATGAGGGATCGTCTTTGTACCAGGTCTTCGCGCCCGCGGCTAAAAGTTTCTCCGCATTGGCCGCACTCGGCTTGCCTTCCTTCTTCATGCGCGCGACAGTCGGCTCCACGCCGGCCAGGTCCCAGACCTCAAACGGTCCGACTTCCCAGTTAAACCCCATGCGCATCGCCTGGTCGATCTCGACCACGGTGTCAGCAATTTCAGGAATGCGATTGGCCGAGTATGTCCACAGATCGCTCAGCGTGGTCCAGATAAACTGGGTAGCTTTGTCACGAGGATCGCCGGCAAGAATCGTGCGCAGCCGCTCGCCCATGTCTTCAATGTTTTTTGCCAGCTCCAGCGCGGGAAATTTCGCCTTCTGCACGGGATGGTACTCAAGCGTCTTCCAGTCAATGGCCTGGCGTTCTTCTCCCTGTGGGCCTTTGATCTTCTTATAGAAACCGGACTTCACCTTGTCGCCCAGCAGCTTCTTCTCCAGCATCTGCTTAAAGAAATCCGGCAGCTTCAGGTCAGAGCGCTCGTCCTGAACATTTTTGCTGAAGTTGGTGACCACGCTGCCCAGCACGTCAAGGCCGACAAGATCGATAGTGCGGAACGTAGGCGCTTTGCTCCAGCCGCCGCTTGAAGTCAGCGCGTCCACCTCTTCAATGGTCAGGTCCATCTCCTGCATAATGCGGAAGACATTCAACCCGGCAAATGTGCCGATGCGGTTGGCGATAAAGTTGGGCGTGTCCTTGGCCGTGACAATTCCCTTGCCCATGCGCACGTCACAGAAATGCGCCACGGTCTCAATCGCCGCCGGGTCGGTTTCCGGCGTGGGAATAATTTCCAGCAGGCGCATATAGCGCGGCGGATTGAAGAAGTGCGTGCCAAACCAGTGGCGGCGGAAATCCGGGACGAATCCTTCCGCAATGCTGGCCACTGGGAGCCCGCTGGTGTTGGTAGTAACAATGCTTCCGGGTTTGCGAATGCCTTCAACCTTGCGAAGCAACCCGCGCTTGATCTCCAGGTTCTCGGCCACCGCTTCAATGATCCAGTCCGCATCGGCCAGCAGCTTTATGTCGTCGTCAAACGTGCCGATAGTGATGAGCCGCTCCAGCCCTTTTTCAAAGAATGCCGCGGGCTTGGATTTGACCGCCGCTTCCAGTCCGCCTGCAACCAGCTTTCGGCGCGCAGCTTTGTCCGTGCTCTGTGCTGCGTCCGGCGTCACAATATCCAGCAGCACGCAGGGCACGCCGGCATTGGCAAAGTGCGCCGCAATGCGCGCACCCATGGTCCCGGCGCCGAGCACGGCAACTTTATTGATCCGCTGGTGCCCGGTCTTTTGGCCTTGAGGATTCTGGCTGGTTTGCGCTCCGTTTGAGCTGCGGGACTGCGGTGCCGCGGGAACTGCAACATTACTCATCTGGGCATCTCCTGGAAGTTGGGTGGCGCGGGCGAGAAGACGAGTCGTGAGACGTTCAGAATCATAACAGTTTTCCAGCACCAACCAGTGATAGTGGCAGACCAGCAGTACTAGGGAGACGCAGGCCGTATCTCGTCAATTGCAAGCACCTTTAAGTTTACTGAATGAACATTCATTCAGTCAAGTATAACTTTTGTTTTCATCGAGTTCTACGCTCGCAAGCAATCTTTTCACCGCCTTTGACGTCTACGTCAAATGAAACAGCCAAAGCGTATAACTCCCAATCTCATGCCATGCCGATTCCTGCCGTTTCCAAAAGTTAAGCGGTCTGGAATTGGGCCGCGGCGCGCCATAAGCAGTCACGCCTTCCCGCGCCAGCATCTGCTTGATGCGGAAAATGTGATAGCCATCGCTCACGGCCAGGCATGAATGCATGCTGTTGACATACATAATGGTGCTGACGCGCCGAGCCGATTCAGCGGTATCGTCGCTCTGGGTTTCCGCGATGAGCTGGCTATCGGGAATGCCCAGGGTCTTCAGATACTCGCGTCCTACCACGCCCTCACTGTAGCGGGGATCGCCGCCGGAGCCGCCGGTCGTGATCACGATTGGCGCCAGCCCATGATGGAAAAGCTGTGCGGCGCGGTCAAGGCGCGCTTTATACACCGGTGAAGGGCGGCCGTCATATTCAGCAGCGCCAAAAACAACGATAGCGTCAGCCGTGCGCGATTCGTCGTGGCCAGATTGGTCCACAATCCGCCAGTAGATCACCGCTGCATAGCAGACCGGCAGCACCAGAAGCCACAACAGCCATTTCTTCCAACGCTTGGTCGCCATGCGGATTAGCCTCAGCCAAACCGGAGGAACTCAGCCAGATCGCTTTCAGGAATCGCACCTTGCCGCAGGACGGTAATGTGCCCGGGATCGCTCATGTTGATGATGGTAGAAGCCACCTCGCGCGGGCTCGTGCCGCCGTCCACAATCAAGCTAATGCTTTTGCCCAGCTGCTGACGCACTCCTTCCGCGGTGGTGCATTCGCTGGCTCCACTGATGTTGGCGGAGGTCGCCGTAATAGGCACGCCGGCCGTGCGAATTACTTCCACCGCAATGCGCGAAGCGGGCACGCGCAGCGCGACGTTGCCTGTATTCGCCGTAACCTTCAGCGGCAGCCGCGATGACGCTTTCACGATGATCGTCAGCGGGCCGGGCCAGTATTTGCGCGTGATTTCATAGAACACGTCCGGCAGCGGACGCGCCAGGTATTCCGCCTGCTCCACGCTTTCAATCAGCAGTGAAAGCGGCTTGTGACGGCTGCGGGTCTTTACGTCATAGATCAAGTCAACCGCGCGGAGGTTAAATGGATCAGCGGCCAGCCCATAAAATGTGTCCGTGGGCATTCCAACGACCTGGCCTTGCTTGATGCGGTCAGCCACATAAGAAACCAGACGCGCGTCCGGCGTATCAGGATTGATTTTTAGAATTTCCGCAGACAATACTGAATCCCCCAACTGAGTATGCTCGAACAATTGTGTGACGGTTGCGTCCGTTAAATTGCCGCCCGTCGCCCTGACAAACGACTAAGAATAAACCAGCTACAGGGAAAAACCTAGACCTCTCTGGCTACATACATGGACCGCGGTGGCAGGCAATCAGATGGTGCAAAATTTCATAAGGCAACGCCAGCGCCAGCGGCGTACCCAAAAGTGCCCACAAGCCACGCCAGCGGAAGCGATAAATCGCAATCCCACACAACACGAGCCAGTAAACCGGGAGGAGCAAGGCATACAGGAATGTAACAGGAGACTGAGCAAATTCGCTCAAGATGAAAGCGGCAAAGCATGCAAACGCAATCAGCGTTGCCTTGATTACATGAGCGCGCAGGCTGTCTTTTCGTGGCATCTTACGTTACATACAGTCAGGTGGATTATGATCGGGGATGATGATACATGAAGCCGATTCCCGCCTTCGCCGCGTTTCCAGCCGCCAGAACGCTCTGGTCAAAGACCTGCGCAAAGCGCTTAGCCAGGGCGAGCCCACTGCAGAAGGCTATCTGGCCGTTGAAGGCCTGCGCATGCTTGAAGAAGCCATCCGCAGTGGTCTGCGCTTTCAGGCTGTGTTCTTCAGCGAGGCCGGCTCGGGCCATGCCACGCGCCTGCTGCCGCAAATCGGCAGCCAAGTTGAAGTCCTGCTGCTGCCCGACGAAGTCTTTGTGAACGCCGTTAGTACTGAATCGCCGCAAGGCGTGGCCGCTCTGGTCAAACTCCGGCCGCATAAGTTTGAAGATCTGCTGGAGTCAGCGTCCGATTCCTTGCTCGTCGGCGTTGCCGGCATTCAAGATCCGGGAAATCTTGGGACAATCATTCGCTCCGCCGAGGCGTTTGGCGCGCGCGCAGTTCTGCTGGGAGAAAAAACCGTCAGCCTATTCAACTCCAAAGTCGTGCGCGGCTCCGCTGGGTCGTTATTCAGAGAACCGCTCTTGCGTGTGAAACTGGGCGAAAGCATCACTGCCCTGAAGCAGCGCGGCGTGCGCGTTCTGGCTACTTCGTCGCATAAAGGCAAGCCTCTGCATGAAGCTGACTTCACCGGCGCAGCAATGATCGTAGTTGGGAATGAAGGCGCAGGCGTGCCGCAAGAGATTTTGTCGTTGGCCGACGAGTTAGTAACGATCCCACATTCGCCGCGCGTTGAGTCGCTGAATGCAGGAATCGCTGCATCTATCTTGTTGTACGAAGCGGCTCGGCAAAGGCAGAAACTTACCGCAGATGAACGCGGATTTAGATGACACCGAAACGATCCTTTGAGCTGATCGATCAGTACGCAAGAAAACAACATGCTTGTTTCTTGGCTGAGATGTTCTTGAACAGAACTAAAACCGAGTACATTCTTTGCTTTCGGCCCGCGGAAGCCGCGAACAATCCCGATCGATACACCTGCCGGTACATACAGCTTGAAATCGGCACTGTGGAGACGCTTGAGCAAGCCACAGAACTCAACGAATCGACAAAAGCTCTGTTAGACAAGGAATTAGCCAATTTGAAATCATCTAGATGATCCGCGTTGATCCGCGCGAATCTGCGGTAACCACTTATTTTGGTGTTCGATCCGTGTAAATCAGTGCAATCAGTGTCATCAGTGGTAAGGTTTTTCTGATGTCTTTGTTCCAGTCACTTCCCGACCAGCAAGGCAAGGGCGCGCGTCCTCTTGCTGACCGCATGCGCCCGCGAACGCTGGATGAGTTTGTCGGCCAGGAGCACATCGTTGGCCCCGGCAAGCCGTTGCGCCTCCAGATTGAACGTGACGATCCCGGCTCCATCATCTTCTGGGGGCCGCCCGGAACGGGCAAGACCACACTGGCACAGATCATCGCGCATGTAACCAAAGCGGAGTTCATCGAGTTTTCCGCCGTGCTCTCCGGGATCAAGGAAATCAAGCAGGTGATGGCCGACGCGGAAAAGGCTCGCGCTTACGGCACGCGAACCATCCTCTTCATCGACGAAATCCATCGCTTTAATCGCGCCCAACAAGACGCTTTTCTGCCTCATGTTGAACGCGGCAACATTCGGCTGATCGGCGCAACCACGGAAAATCCGTCATTCGAGATCAACGGCGCTCTACTCTCGCGCTGCCGCGTTTACATCCTGAACCAGCTCACTGAAGAGCAGATTGTCGTCTTACTCCGCCGCGCTTTGGAAGACCAGGAACGTGGCCTGGGAAAAATGAATTTGCGCGCAGCCGACGAAGTCCTGCAACAAATTGCGGCTTACACCAGCGGTGATGCCCGCTCCGCTTATAACGTGCTTGAAGTTGCCGCTTCCACCGCCGGAGATACCGGCGAGATCACAGAACAGATCATCAAAGACACGCTCCAGAAGCGCGTCCTGCTTTATGACAAATCAGGCGAAGAGCATTACAACCTGATATCCGCGCTGCACAAGTCTGTCCGCAACAGCGACGCCGACGCATCTCTCTACTGGCTCGTCCGCATGCTTGAGTCCGGCGAGGACCCTCTGTACATCGCGCGCCGCGTAGTGCGCATGGCTTCTGAAGATATCGGCCTGGCCGCCCCGGAAGCGCTGAACCTATGCCTCTCAGCCAAAGACGCTATCGATTTCCTTGGCATGCCGGAAGGTGGTTTGGCCCTGGCGCAAGCTGTGGTCTATCTTGCGCTGGCGCCGAAATCGAATGCGCTTTACACCGCCTATGGCGCGGTCATGGAAGACGTAGAAAAGACAGCCGCTGAGCCCGTTCCGCTGCACATCCGCAACGCCGTTACAAAACTCATGAAGCAGGTCGGCTACGGCAAGGGCTACCAGTACGCGCACGATCTCGACGAAAAAGTCGCCGACATGGAGTGCATGCCGGATAACCTTCGCGGCCGCGAATACTATCACCCGACCTCAGAAGGCCGGGAAAAACTGTTGGCGCAACGGATGGAAGAGATCAAGCAGAGAAAAGAAGAACTGCATCGGGCGGATGAGACAAAACCAAAACCCTCAAAACTCAGAAGAAAAGAGGAAGAGGACAATTTTAAATAGCTTCCAGAAAGCAAAATTGT
This genomic interval carries:
- a CDS encoding enoyl-CoA hydratase/isomerase family protein; protein product: MSNVAVPAAPQSRSSNGAQTSQNPQGQKTGHQRINKVAVLGAGTMGARIAAHFANAGVPCVLLDIVTPDAAQSTDKAARRKLVAGGLEAAVKSKPAAFFEKGLERLITIGTFDDDIKLLADADWIIEAVAENLEIKRGLLRKVEGIRKPGSIVTTNTSGLPVASIAEGFVPDFRRHWFGTHFFNPPRYMRLLEIIPTPETDPAAIETVAHFCDVRMGKGIVTAKDTPNFIANRIGTFAGLNVFRIMQEMDLTIEEVDALTSSGGWSKAPTFRTIDLVGLDVLGSVVTNFSKNVQDERSDLKLPDFFKQMLEKKLLGDKVKSGFYKKIKGPQGEERQAIDWKTLEYHPVQKAKFPALELAKNIEDMGERLRTILAGDPRDKATQFIWTTLSDLWTYSANRIPEIADTVVEIDQAMRMGFNWEVGPFEVWDLAGVEPTVARMKKEGKPSAANAEKLLAAGAKTWYKDDPSSPSGRAYFDLRTGTYQPVKVAEGVWSVSTAKKSNGVVKKNAGASLIDLGDGVGCIEFHSKMNALGGDIVQMVTQSLKTGGIGDQFEEFVITGDSANFSVGANLMMLMLAVQEEEWDEVDMAIKQFQGMTQAIKFCSRPVVTASFGMTLGGGCEINLHSAARQPHSELYMGLVEVGVGLLPGGGGCKEMLLRALDNAKAVRPDGRGESVEVMEGMKRIFETIAMAKVSTSAYEARGLGFLSDGDVISMNRERILADAKDRALELARAGYRPPVPRMDIPAPGENALATLRLGIHLMKQAEYISDHDVKVATKVAEVICGGNVTPGTPVSEQYILDLEREGFKSLCGEKKTQERIQFTLKTGKPLRN
- a CDS encoding YdcF family protein — encoded protein: MATKRWKKWLLWLLVLPVCYAAVIYWRIVDQSGHDESRTADAIVVFGAAEYDGRPSPVYKARLDRAAQLFHHGLAPIVITTGGSGGDPRYSEGVVGREYLKTLGIPDSQLIAETQSDDTAESARRVSTIMYVNSMHSCLAVSDGYHIFRIKQMLAREGVTAYGAPRPNSRPLNFWKRQESAWHEIGSYTLWLFHLT
- a CDS encoding threonylcarbamoyl-AMP synthase; protein product: MSAEILKINPDTPDARLVSYVADRIKQGQVVGMPTDTFYGLAADPFNLRAVDLIYDVKTRSRHKPLSLLIESVEQAEYLARPLPDVFYEITRKYWPGPLTIIVKASSRLPLKVTANTGNVALRVPASRIAVEVIRTAGVPITATSANISGASECTTAEGVRQQLGKSISLIVDGGTSPREVASTIINMSDPGHITVLRQGAIPESDLAEFLRFG
- a CDS encoding RNA methyltransferase, with protein sequence MIHEADSRLRRVSSRQNALVKDLRKALSQGEPTAEGYLAVEGLRMLEEAIRSGLRFQAVFFSEAGSGHATRLLPQIGSQVEVLLLPDEVFVNAVSTESPQGVAALVKLRPHKFEDLLESASDSLLVGVAGIQDPGNLGTIIRSAEAFGARAVLLGEKTVSLFNSKVVRGSAGSLFREPLLRVKLGESITALKQRGVRVLATSSHKGKPLHEADFTGAAMIVVGNEGAGVPQEILSLADELVTIPHSPRVESLNAGIAASILLYEAARQRQKLTADERGFR
- a CDS encoding replication-associated recombination protein A, which encodes MSLFQSLPDQQGKGARPLADRMRPRTLDEFVGQEHIVGPGKPLRLQIERDDPGSIIFWGPPGTGKTTLAQIIAHVTKAEFIEFSAVLSGIKEIKQVMADAEKARAYGTRTILFIDEIHRFNRAQQDAFLPHVERGNIRLIGATTENPSFEINGALLSRCRVYILNQLTEEQIVVLLRRALEDQERGLGKMNLRAADEVLQQIAAYTSGDARSAYNVLEVAASTAGDTGEITEQIIKDTLQKRVLLYDKSGEEHYNLISALHKSVRNSDADASLYWLVRMLESGEDPLYIARRVVRMASEDIGLAAPEALNLCLSAKDAIDFLGMPEGGLALAQAVVYLALAPKSNALYTAYGAVMEDVEKTAAEPVPLHIRNAVTKLMKQVGYGKGYQYAHDLDEKVADMECMPDNLRGREYYHPTSEGREKLLAQRMEEIKQRKEELHRADETKPKPSKLRRKEEEDNFK